A part of Hydrogenobacter sp. T-8 genomic DNA contains:
- a CDS encoding TRC40/GET3/ArsA family transport-energizing ATPase, with product MRVILFSGKGGVGKTTVSAATAYRLSTLGYKTIVVSLDPAHSLGDAFDVPEDEKIKAKGLPIRISDNLYIQEIDIQEEVDRYWGDVYRFLELLFNTTGLDQIVSEELAILPGMEEVTSLLYVNKYYREGEFDALVLDLPPTGESLRFVSMPTVLKWYMRKIFNVERTILKVARPVARRLTDVPIPDDEYFKALENFYEKLKGVDELLVDPEITSVRLVANPEKMVLKESQRAFMYFNLFGVNVDAVVVNKVLPPSVEGCEHFSRWVLTQKRYLEDMQALFYPVPVFSVPLMEDEVVGEERLRILSDLIYGDSDPIRVFHREKPYEFVEQDGEYIVKLKAPFLTKDGLSVLKSEGEIVIRWRNFKSHILLPRKLRDYKPAGARIEEGYLKIFLSRA from the coding sequence ATGAGGGTTATTCTCTTTTCTGGTAAGGGGGGTGTGGGCAAGACTACCGTATCGGCTGCAACCGCCTACAGGCTCTCCACCCTCGGCTACAAGACCATAGTGGTTTCCCTTGACCCAGCACACAGCCTTGGCGATGCCTTTGATGTGCCAGAAGATGAAAAGATAAAGGCAAAGGGGCTACCTATAAGGATATCAGATAACCTCTACATACAGGAGATAGACATACAGGAAGAAGTGGACAGATATTGGGGAGATGTTTACAGGTTTTTGGAGCTTCTTTTCAATACCACCGGGCTTGACCAGATTGTCTCTGAGGAGCTTGCCATACTGCCGGGTATGGAGGAGGTTACAAGTCTTCTGTATGTAAACAAATACTATAGAGAAGGTGAGTTTGATGCTTTGGTGCTTGACCTACCTCCTACCGGTGAGTCTTTACGCTTTGTTTCTATGCCAACGGTCCTCAAATGGTATATGAGAAAGATATTCAACGTAGAGAGAACCATACTCAAGGTGGCAAGACCTGTAGCAAGACGCCTTACGGATGTCCCCATACCCGATGACGAATACTTCAAAGCCCTTGAAAATTTCTACGAAAAGCTAAAGGGAGTGGACGAGCTACTGGTTGACCCCGAGATAACCTCTGTTAGGCTTGTGGCAAACCCTGAGAAGATGGTCCTAAAAGAAAGCCAGAGAGCCTTCATGTATTTTAATCTCTTTGGAGTCAACGTGGATGCGGTGGTGGTCAACAAGGTCTTACCTCCTTCCGTGGAGGGCTGTGAGCATTTCTCAAGATGGGTGCTTACGCAAAAGAGATACCTTGAGGACATGCAGGCACTCTTCTATCCTGTTCCTGTCTTTAGTGTTCCTCTGATGGAGGACGAGGTGGTGGGCGAGGAAAGACTCAGAATTCTATCTGACCTTATATACGGCGACTCGGACCCTATAAGGGTGTTTCATAGAGAAAAGCCCTACGAGTTTGTAGAGCAGGACGGTGAATACATTGTAAAGCTAAAAGCTCCCTTCCTTACAAAGGATGGGCTTTCTGTGCTAAAGAGCGAGGGTGAAATAGTGATAAGGTGGAGAAACTTCAAAAGCCACATACTTCTTCCCAGAAAGCTCAGAGACTACAAGCCAGCAGGGGCAAGGATAGAGGAGGGATATTTGAAGATTTTCCTCTCAAGAGCCTGA
- a CDS encoding uracil-DNA glycosylase — MKTLKHTIRSLIEIGFDVLYIEKEAPQSQVEPSQKVKEPTQSKEEMLKALYRKLEEERKCILYEGASGYVFGEGNPHSPVVFVGEAPGEEEDQQKRPFVGRAGRYLNQKLEEVGLRREEIYITNVVKSRPPGNRKPTAKEMQTCLPYLRKEIEIINPRLIVCLGATALEGILGKSMPITKHRGAFFDYPYDRRIRVFLTYHPAYILRNPGAEDEFVEDLKRIKQFLSGS; from the coding sequence TTTTGTATATAGAAAAAGAAGCTCCGCAAAGTCAGGTAGAGCCTTCACAAAAGGTCAAAGAACCTACCCAGAGCAAAGAGGAAATGTTGAAGGCTTTGTATAGAAAACTTGAGGAGGAGAGAAAGTGCATCCTCTACGAGGGAGCGAGCGGTTATGTCTTTGGGGAAGGAAATCCTCATTCACCTGTGGTCTTTGTGGGCGAAGCCCCCGGAGAGGAAGAGGACCAACAAAAAAGACCCTTTGTGGGAAGGGCTGGCAGGTATCTCAATCAAAAACTTGAAGAGGTTGGGCTAAGACGCGAAGAGATATACATAACCAATGTGGTAAAATCAAGACCTCCTGGCAACAGAAAACCCACCGCAAAGGAAATGCAAACCTGCCTACCTTACCTGCGTAAAGAGATAGAGATAATAAACCCAAGGCTAATAGTGTGTCTGGGTGCCACAGCCCTTGAGGGCATACTGGGAAAGTCCATGCCCATAACCAAGCACAGAGGAGCCTTCTTTGATTATCCCTACGACAGAAGAATAAGGGTCTTTCTCACTTATCATCCTGCCTACATTCTTAGAAATCCTGGGGCAGAGGATGAGTTCGTGGAGGACCTCAAAAGGATAAAACAATTCCTATCAGGCTCTTGA